In a single window of the Porites lutea chromosome 14, jaPorLute2.1, whole genome shotgun sequence genome:
- the LOC140924181 gene encoding protein O-linked-mannose beta-1,2-N-acetylglucosaminyltransferase 1-like — translation MKTRKDSSTKLWNFKIQIPFSGTVVRIERKTTMNKLIRILLGMVVVLTFLGNILFIMETRKLNSDSEKAVDIPMGRRQSLPRNLEDELRRAAELKPAKTTAFLDIQVYSSKGNASVVVNGKLVSEVTAENRQGINVVVLNQGTGDVMAVRGFDTYSSKADSRLLINFINSLADGRVLCFAVRDEATASLMIYARSFIRKLGSSFINQLDWRDMWAFVAQRINNEKFVYAEGFQHSAIEHDWAPPVTIHTTVPLRPENVVKCSWEDNEENHRRREFCDTFDGYTGICNCNNPESIAFEPPALPDGTRIELPVLVMASNRPQYLFRMLKTLREVQGLMPSMVTVFIDGFFDEPAYVARMFGLKVDQHEPISKKNARIAQHYKKSLTASFARYPDANYLVILEEDLDISPDILTYFQQLLPVLEKDESLYCISAWNDQGYAHTAKDPAMMYRVETMPGLGWVLSRKLYKGELEPVWPGPDVFWDWDMWMRDNEMRKNRECIIPDVSRTYHFGATGLNMNPFMQHHYFTKHALNDKRNVKLNVDIMYKDIYEKELGRLIREAEVLDHSKNPCTNRNDFVPSTKDKSYVFYIRMDHASDWTTWFNIARCLKIWDLDARGFHKSLWRLWVNESHVLIVGCPASPHCSNKPSDVIPIDIQNKVTRPPD, via the exons ATGAAAACTCGAAAAGACTCAAGCACAAAACTGTggaattttaaaattcaaatcccaTTTTCAGGAACCGTTGTGAGAATCGAGCGTAAAACAACCATGAACAAACTTATTCGAATTTTATTGGGTATGGTAGTGGTTTTAACGTTTTTAGGAAACATACTGTTTATAATGGAAACTAGGAAATTGAACAGCGACTCCGAAAAAGCAGTTGACATCCCAATGGGTCGTCGACAGTCACTTCCGCGAAATCTTGAAGATGAGTTACGCCGAGCAGCAGAGCTAAAACCTGCTAAAACCACAG CTTTTTTAGATATTCAGGTGTACTCGAGCAAAGGAAACGCTTCAGTCGTAGTCAACGGAAAACTG gtttctgAAGTAACAGCAGAAAACCGCCAAGGAATAAATGTAGTTGTTCTTAATCAAGGAACCGGAGATGTTATGGCAGTACGAGGGTTTGATACATATTCCTCAAAAGCGGATTCTAGACTGCTTATAAATTTCATTAACAGCCTGGCGGATGGTCGGGTCCTGTGTTTTGCCGTTAGG GACGAGGCTACAGCAAGTTTAATGATCTACGCCCGCAGCTTTATCAGAAAACTGGGAAGCAGCTTCATTAACCAGTTAGACTGGCGAGACATGTGGGCATTTGTGGCTCAGCGAATAAACAACGAAAAGTTTGTTTACGCTGAGGGTTTTCAGCATTCAGCAATCGAACATGACTGGGCGCCACCCGTTACCATCCACACAACAGTCCCGCTTAGACCTGAAAACGTTGTGAAGTGTTCTTGGGAAGACAACGAAGAGAACCACCGACGGAGAGAGTTTTGTGATACGTTTGATGGCTATACTGGCATTTGTAACT gtAACAATCCTGAGTCAATCGCCTTTGAGCCCCCTGCTTTACCTGATGGCACACGAATTGAACTTCCGGTTCTAGTCATGGCCAGTAATCGACCCCAGTACTTGTTCAGAATGCTAAAGACGTTGCGAGAAGTCCAGGGGCTGATGCCCTCCATGGTAACGGTTTTTATTGACGGCTTCTTTGATGAACCCGCCTATGTTGCCCGGATGTTTGGTCTGAAGGTTGATCAACATGAGCCTATCAGTAAGAAGAACGCAAGGATAGCCCAG CACTACAAGAAATCTCTGACAGCCTCTTTTGCACGTTACCCTGATGCTAACTACTTGGTGATACTTGAAGAAGACCTGGACATTTCTCCAGATATTCTCACTTACTTTCAACAACTTCTTCCTGTCTTAGAAAAAGACGAAAGTCTCTACTGCATATCAGCTTGGAACGATCAG GGTTATGCTCACACAGCCAAGGATCCTGCAATGATGTACAGAGTAGAAACAATGCCTGGCCTTGGATG GGTACTTAGCCGAAAACTTTATAAAGGAGAATTAGAACCCGTGTGGCCCGGGCCCGATGTATTCTGGGATTGGGACATGTGGATGAGGGACAACGAGATGCGGAAGAACCGTGAGTGCATTATCCCGGATGTCTCTCGCACCTACCATTTTGGGGCCACAGGCCTAAATATGAACCCTTTTATGCAACATCATTACTTCACTAAACATGCGCTCAATGATAAACGCAATGTCAAGCTGAACGTGGACATTATGTACAAGGACATTTACGAAAAGGAACTAGGGAGACTCATAag AGAAGCTGAAGTCTTGGATCATTCAAAAAATCCATGCACAAACCGCAATGATTTCGTCCCCTCAACGAAGGACAAGTCTTATGTTTTTTACATCAGAATGGACCACGCTTCCGACTGGACCACGTGGTTCAATATTGCTCGGTGTTTAAAGATCTGGGACTTAGATGCGCGCGGTTTTCACAAAAGTCTGTGGCGACTATGGGTTAATGAGAGCCACGTTTTAATAGTCGGGTGCCCGGCCTCCCCTCACTGCAGTAATAAACCAAGTGACGTAATCCCTATTGATATTCAAAACAAGGTAACCAGGCCTCCTGACTGA